The following proteins come from a genomic window of Halorussus halophilus:
- a CDS encoding outer membrane protein assembly factor BamB family protein yields MSDDEGMQFSRRSVLAGTAALGLAGTSTAVAKEFGKGEFADHDDSMVDLGTDAWPQTGFDNGRTYFYGEGSGPTGELTGDWFFEGNADLAEYPLVAYDTVYTFTGYPEAGTEKLVALDAADGSKKWSRNLTTDDSYGGYGTDQTVIADGEVYLTRNGHTEVYTAVDGTKRWEVEHGGGYPMVTDEMLVVEGNNVDDGAVTTAKITGISRTDGSIQWEYDFDQRGDALPAAASGSVYAAGSNPGSEENSKVVSLDAATGEEEWTTEVGPNGYTVATNTVIFVETDAAVNALDAETGEKMWSKSKTEFSDDQDPSLTFQAVGETTAYVTVDSMLYALDARSGEQQWSAEMHPNAWGVVVVGDVLYYAVDKKDDSGSGDPDAYDEIHLRNPNTGELIAKRTVPDVTGDRPDGDSQLQGYLAPVDGTIYTVSENALVAFREGENDAPEGGSDDGTDDDSDGNDDGSSGGDGSGSDDSGGSDGDSDGSDDSNDDC; encoded by the coding sequence ATGTCCGACGACGAAGGCATGCAGTTCAGTCGCCGTTCAGTCCTCGCAGGCACCGCTGCCCTCGGTCTCGCAGGAACCTCCACGGCTGTCGCAAAGGAGTTCGGCAAGGGAGAGTTTGCCGACCACGACGATTCGATGGTGGATTTGGGGACAGACGCGTGGCCCCAGACCGGCTTCGACAACGGCCGGACCTACTTTTACGGCGAGGGGAGCGGTCCGACTGGAGAGTTGACGGGTGACTGGTTCTTCGAAGGCAACGCCGACTTGGCCGAGTACCCACTAGTCGCGTACGACACCGTCTACACGTTCACTGGCTACCCCGAAGCAGGCACCGAGAAACTGGTCGCGCTCGACGCCGCTGACGGGAGCAAGAAGTGGTCCCGAAACCTGACGACCGACGACTCCTACGGCGGCTACGGGACGGACCAGACGGTCATCGCCGACGGAGAAGTGTATCTCACTCGGAATGGTCACACGGAGGTCTACACCGCCGTCGATGGGACCAAGCGATGGGAGGTCGAACACGGCGGCGGCTATCCGATGGTCACCGACGAGATGCTCGTCGTCGAAGGCAACAACGTAGACGACGGTGCAGTCACCACGGCAAAGATAACGGGTATCTCTCGCACGGACGGGAGCATCCAGTGGGAGTACGACTTCGACCAGCGTGGGGACGCGCTTCCCGCCGCGGCGAGCGGGTCGGTGTACGCCGCAGGGTCGAACCCAGGGAGCGAAGAGAACTCGAAAGTCGTCTCCCTCGACGCGGCGACGGGCGAGGAAGAGTGGACCACGGAAGTCGGACCGAACGGCTACACCGTCGCTACGAACACCGTGATCTTCGTGGAAACCGACGCGGCCGTGAACGCACTCGACGCGGAGACCGGCGAGAAGATGTGGTCGAAGTCAAAGACCGAGTTCTCGGACGACCAAGACCCGTCCCTCACCTTCCAAGCCGTCGGCGAGACAACGGCGTACGTCACGGTCGATTCGATGCTTTACGCGTTGGACGCCCGGTCGGGCGAACAGCAGTGGTCCGCCGAGATGCATCCGAACGCGTGGGGCGTGGTGGTCGTCGGCGACGTGCTGTACTACGCGGTGGACAAGAAAGACGACTCGGGGAGCGGCGACCCCGACGCCTACGACGAGATTCACCTCCGTAACCCGAACACCGGGGAACTCATCGCCAAGCGGACGGTGCCAGACGTGACCGGCGACCGACCTGACGGCGACTCGCAACTACAGGGCTATCTCGCACCGGTAGACGGGACGATATACACTGTCAGCGAGAACGCACTGGTCGCGTTCCGCGAAGGGGAGAACGACGCCCCCGAAGGCGGTTCCGACGACGGAACCGACGACGACTCCGATGGCAACGACGACGGTTCGAGCGGAGGTGACGGCTCCGGTAGCGACGACTCCGGTGGGTCGGACGGCGACTCGGACGGAAGTGACGACTCGAACGACGACTGCTGA
- a CDS encoding isoaspartyl peptidase/L-asparaginase: protein MKVIVHGGAGSAPDEPTPRQAVLDEAAVAGEAESSVVDAVEVAVNVLESSPRFNAGVGGAVQSDGEIRTDAGLMTSDRDAGAACSMPGVEHAVSAARVVMEETPHVLVSGDHATELAADFGVETGVDLWTEDSRERWNDYDAPEGTPREHVAWLRERFGGSAATTSGDDGRSNPKDHDTVGAVAHDGEAFAAATSTGGRWFALAGRVGDVPQIGSGFYAAPAGAASATGAGEDIAKTTLTRRAVRHLESGHSAQEAADRAIEEFAELTGSSAGVIVLDRDGTAGSAFNSEQMQTAVEG, encoded by the coding sequence ATGAAAGTCATCGTCCACGGCGGTGCTGGAAGCGCCCCAGACGAACCGACACCGAGACAAGCAGTCTTAGACGAGGCCGCCGTCGCTGGCGAAGCCGAGTCGTCGGTCGTGGACGCTGTCGAAGTCGCAGTCAACGTCCTCGAATCGTCGCCACGGTTCAACGCCGGAGTCGGCGGTGCCGTCCAAAGCGACGGCGAGATTCGCACCGACGCCGGATTGATGACGAGCGACCGCGACGCAGGCGCGGCCTGCTCGATGCCGGGCGTCGAACACGCCGTCAGTGCCGCTCGCGTGGTCATGGAGGAGACGCCCCACGTACTGGTCAGCGGCGACCACGCCACCGAACTCGCCGCCGATTTCGGCGTCGAAACCGGTGTAGACCTCTGGACGGAAGACAGTCGGGAGCGCTGGAACGATTACGACGCGCCGGAGGGCACGCCAAGGGAACACGTCGCGTGGCTCCGGGAGCGGTTCGGCGGGAGCGCGGCGACGACTTCCGGAGACGACGGGCGCTCGAATCCGAAGGACCACGACACGGTCGGTGCAGTCGCGCACGACGGCGAGGCGTTCGCCGCGGCCACCTCGACTGGCGGCCGCTGGTTCGCGCTCGCCGGTCGCGTCGGCGACGTCCCCCAAATCGGGAGCGGATTCTACGCCGCGCCCGCTGGCGCGGCGAGCGCGACGGGTGCTGGCGAGGACATCGCCAAGACGACGCTCACTCGGCGGGCAGTTCGGCACCTCGAATCCGGACACAGCGCCCAAGAAGCCGCAGACCGTGCTATCGAGGAGTTCGCGGAACTGACCGGCTCTTCGGCTGGCGTCATCGTGCTGGACCGCGACGGAACCGCGGGGAGCGCGTTCAACAGCGAACAGATGCAGACTGCGGTGGAGGGCTAG
- the map gene encoding type II methionyl aminopeptidase — MSDSELDLEAEKYEKHREAGEILAQVREEAADRVEVGAKHLDVAEYAEDRIRELGGNPAFPVNISIDHEAAHATPEIDDDTEFGEEMVNLDIGVHVDGWLADTAITVDLSGNPELAEASEEALDAALELVEPGVETGDIGAEIESVIDGYGYNPVVNLTGHGLDQYQQHVPPNIPNRAVSQGVELEVGDVVAIEPFATDGTGKVTEGNSEQIFALEHEGSVRDRQARQALDQISEEFKTLPFATRWLDVARAEMALRRLKMNNIVHGYPVLQEDEGCLVSQKEHTVIVTEDGCEITTKN; from the coding sequence ATGAGCGACAGCGAACTGGACCTCGAAGCAGAGAAGTACGAGAAACACCGCGAGGCGGGCGAAATTCTTGCACAGGTCCGCGAGGAGGCGGCCGACCGCGTCGAAGTCGGAGCCAAGCATCTGGACGTCGCGGAGTACGCCGAGGACCGAATTCGAGAACTCGGCGGCAACCCGGCGTTCCCGGTCAACATCAGCATCGACCACGAGGCCGCCCACGCCACGCCGGAGATAGACGACGACACGGAGTTCGGCGAAGAGATGGTCAACCTCGACATCGGCGTCCACGTCGATGGTTGGCTCGCCGACACGGCCATCACCGTGGACCTCTCCGGGAACCCGGAACTCGCGGAGGCGAGCGAGGAAGCACTCGACGCCGCGCTCGAACTGGTCGAACCGGGCGTCGAGACAGGCGACATCGGCGCGGAAATCGAATCGGTCATCGACGGCTACGGCTACAACCCCGTCGTGAATCTCACCGGGCACGGACTCGACCAGTACCAACAGCACGTCCCGCCGAACATCCCGAACCGCGCCGTCTCACAGGGCGTCGAACTCGAAGTCGGCGACGTGGTCGCCATCGAACCGTTCGCCACGGACGGCACCGGCAAGGTCACGGAGGGTAACAGCGAGCAGATTTTCGCGCTCGAACACGAGGGGTCGGTCCGTGACCGGCAGGCCCGCCAGGCACTTGACCAGATTAGCGAGGAGTTCAAGACGCTCCCCTTCGCTACTCGCTGGCTAGACGTCGCCCGTGCGGAGATGGCACTCCGCCGCCTGAAGATGAACAACATCGTCCACGGCTATCCCGTGCTGCAAGAGGACGAGGGTTGTCTCGTGAGCCAGAAGGAACACACCGTCATCGTGACCGAAGACGGGTGTGAGATTACCACGAAGAACTGA
- a CDS encoding DUF7835 family putative zinc beta-ribbon protein, protein MATQNQSFQAITESCDDCERDTPHEVSVEIKTESQKRENAEFSREPYRVTECQVCGETSSQRMNNA, encoded by the coding sequence ATGGCAACACAAAACCAAAGCTTTCAGGCCATCACCGAATCGTGCGACGACTGCGAACGCGACACCCCCCACGAAGTTTCCGTGGAGATCAAGACTGAGAGTCAGAAACGCGAGAACGCGGAGTTCTCGCGCGAACCCTACCGCGTCACCGAGTGTCAGGTGTGCGGTGAGACGAGCAGCCAGCGGATGAACAACGCGTAA
- a CDS encoding TrkH family potassium uptake protein gives MPRRPTVNGVPSDLAVILRDVGALVLMQATMMAASVGIAAFFGEWYPALAFLLAGGITAAFGGTARKLFGEAPEPKMKHGMVIAAGGWLATALFGALPFFLAAHLTPPEVMSSYVPATADTTDWTAIQVGTTTTLSSLAYFQNPLHAVFESMSGWTGSGLTMAVHEPSLPHAIQWWRSFIQWVGGVGVIVLTTAILARPGSGSYALYQAETREERIHPSIIHTVQTVWKIFVGYTLLSIGVLFAALLWTEPLSPGTALWQAINHAMTALSTGGFSVTDNSIASYDSPLVETLLLPIMTLGAIAFPIHYGVLKNRDLKVLFDDLQTKWLFVLFAAGVAALTLQNFLTPDIGAVFGGQSGVVRDSTFQFVSALTCTGFQSAPIGRWTAGGKLIVSFAMTLGGAAGSTVGGIKIIRGYTISKGIQWQFSRVFLPPSAVVNVDIGGRVLDRESMEREFSEAAIVSMLWLIVLISSSLILVDVAPATFGYADALFEVASAQGNVGLSTGITGPSMPTLAEGMFLLNMWVGRLEIIPVLVFLRSAIRGLEP, from the coding sequence ATGCCACGGAGACCGACCGTCAACGGGGTGCCGAGTGACCTTGCAGTCATCCTCCGGGACGTGGGCGCGTTGGTCCTGATGCAGGCCACGATGATGGCCGCGAGCGTCGGTATCGCGGCCTTCTTCGGGGAGTGGTACCCCGCGCTGGCGTTCCTCCTCGCGGGCGGAATCACCGCCGCGTTCGGTGGCACTGCTCGCAAACTCTTCGGAGAGGCGCCCGAACCGAAGATGAAACACGGGATGGTCATCGCCGCAGGCGGGTGGTTAGCGACGGCGCTGTTCGGCGCCCTCCCGTTCTTCCTCGCGGCACACCTGACGCCCCCTGAAGTCATGTCGAGTTACGTCCCCGCGACCGCCGACACCACCGACTGGACTGCCATCCAGGTCGGAACGACGACGACGCTGTCGAGTCTCGCGTACTTCCAGAACCCGTTGCACGCCGTCTTCGAGAGCATGTCCGGGTGGACTGGAAGCGGCCTGACGATGGCGGTCCACGAACCGTCGCTTCCCCACGCGATACAGTGGTGGCGCTCGTTCATCCAGTGGGTCGGCGGCGTCGGCGTCATCGTCCTCACGACCGCTATCCTCGCTCGGCCGGGAAGCGGCAGTTACGCGCTGTACCAAGCCGAGACGCGCGAGGAGCGCATCCATCCGAGCATCATTCATACCGTTCAGACCGTTTGGAAGATATTCGTCGGCTACACGCTCCTCTCGATTGGCGTGCTGTTCGCCGCGCTCCTCTGGACGGAACCACTCTCGCCGGGAACCGCGCTCTGGCAGGCGATAAACCACGCCATGACTGCCCTCTCGACGGGTGGGTTCAGCGTGACCGACAACTCCATCGCGTCGTACGATTCGCCGCTGGTCGAGACGCTACTGTTGCCCATCATGACCCTCGGTGCCATCGCGTTTCCTATCCACTACGGCGTGCTAAAAAATCGGGACTTGAAGGTGCTGTTCGACGACCTCCAGACGAAGTGGCTGTTCGTTCTTTTCGCGGCGGGTGTCGCCGCACTTACACTGCAAAATTTCCTGACACCGGACATCGGAGCGGTGTTCGGTGGACAGTCGGGCGTGGTCCGCGATTCGACGTTCCAGTTCGTTAGCGCGCTCACCTGCACCGGCTTTCAGTCTGCGCCTATCGGTCGGTGGACCGCCGGGGGAAAACTTATAGTCAGTTTCGCCATGACCCTCGGTGGCGCGGCCGGTTCCACGGTCGGCGGCATCAAGATCATCCGCGGGTACACCATCAGCAAAGGCATCCAGTGGCAGTTCTCGCGGGTGTTCCTCCCTCCCTCGGCCGTCGTCAACGTCGATATCGGTGGACGCGTCCTCGACCGTGAGTCGATGGAACGGGAGTTCAGCGAGGCCGCCATCGTCAGCATGTTGTGGCTCATCGTGCTGATTAGCAGCAGCCTAATACTCGTAGACGTCGCTCCTGCAACGTTCGGCTACGCCGACGCCCTGTTCGAGGTGGCGAGCGCCCAGGGTAACGTCGGACTATCGACAGGCATCACCGGCCCGTCGATGCCGACTCTCGCCGAAGGTATGTTCCTCTTAAATATGTGGGTCGGCCGCCTGGAAATTATACCGGTCCTCGTCTTCTTGCGGTCTGCAATCCGCGGTTTGGAGCCGTGA
- a CDS encoding potassium channel family protein translates to MYLIIVGAGDIGSQLIEIATQNDNDVVVIEKDSARAEAAAAQFDALVLNDDATVMDTLLEAGGDRADALIATTQHDATNIMVSLLGQELEIPSLVSVVHNPEHMSIFRQIGINVIENPQRLIAEYLYRAVKRPSVKDYMRVGDHAEVFEITVGEEAPVAGKTLADAAEGGLLDEGLLVVAIERAESHDVVTPRGNTKLQPGDLVTVFSEEGATPNVTDVFGHYEDHD, encoded by the coding sequence ATGTATCTCATCATTGTCGGTGCTGGCGACATCGGGTCGCAACTCATCGAGATAGCCACGCAGAACGACAACGACGTGGTGGTCATCGAGAAGGACTCGGCACGGGCCGAAGCGGCCGCCGCGCAGTTCGACGCGCTGGTGCTGAACGACGATGCGACCGTCATGGACACGCTCTTGGAGGCCGGTGGCGACCGCGCGGACGCGCTCATCGCCACGACCCAGCACGACGCGACCAACATCATGGTGAGTCTGCTGGGCCAAGAATTGGAGATTCCCTCTCTCGTCTCTGTCGTCCACAACCCCGAACACATGAGTATCTTCCGGCAAATCGGCATCAACGTCATCGAGAACCCCCAGCGACTCATCGCGGAGTACCTCTACCGAGCGGTCAAGCGGCCCTCCGTCAAGGACTACATGCGTGTCGGCGACCACGCCGAAGTGTTCGAAATCACTGTCGGCGAGGAAGCTCCGGTCGCTGGAAAGACGCTGGCAGACGCGGCCGAGGGCGGTCTCCTCGACGAAGGCCTGCTCGTCGTCGCTATCGAGCGCGCCGAGAGCCACGACGTCGTCACTCCGCGCGGGAACACCAAACTCCAACCGGGTGACCTCGTGACCGTCTTCTCCGAGGAAGGTGCGACACCGAACGTGACGGACGTGTTCGGCCACTACGAGGACCACGACTGA
- a CDS encoding HIT family protein: MDQIFAPWRIEWVERDDKNEGVECVFCEFPERGDDREHLVVARSDHAVVMLNNYPYNPGHAMVIPRKHTGDYGELNEEELLDHARMKQRTFDALEVAFAPDGFNAGLNLGGSAAGGSIDDHLHTHVVPRWGGDTNFMPVVGDTKVIVEALDDTYDRVHEAFAEQDGAEISESGAVEFSF, encoded by the coding sequence ATGGACCAAATCTTCGCCCCGTGGCGAATCGAGTGGGTCGAGCGCGACGACAAGAACGAGGGCGTCGAGTGCGTCTTCTGCGAGTTCCCCGAGCGCGGCGACGACCGGGAGCATCTCGTCGTCGCCAGGAGCGACCACGCCGTCGTCATGCTGAACAACTACCCGTACAACCCCGGTCACGCGATGGTCATCCCCCGAAAGCACACCGGCGACTACGGCGAGTTGAACGAGGAGGAACTACTGGACCACGCGCGCATGAAGCAACGAACGTTCGACGCGCTCGAAGTCGCGTTCGCTCCCGACGGCTTCAACGCTGGCTTGAACCTCGGCGGGTCGGCCGCTGGCGGTTCGATAGACGACCACCTCCACACGCACGTCGTGCCGCGCTGGGGCGGCGACACGAACTTCATGCCGGTCGTCGGCGACACGAAGGTCATCGTGGAGGCACTGGACGACACCTACGACCGGGTTCACGAGGCGTTCGCCGAGCAGGACGGAGCCGAAATCTCGGAGTCGGGTGCGGTCGAGTTCTCGTTCTAA
- a CDS encoding winged helix-turn-helix transcriptional regulator, with the protein MNEESVGRTADESGGRTTDESVGRTDEKSGVGDDWQRTWHAVRDVLGSKWAFHVLRALAEDERGFNELKRELDGVTAKTLSERLTELRCLGFVAREVHATSPPTTTYRLTDHGEELAGIMADVESLVEVVECQDVDCAVPAETTPECVCDC; encoded by the coding sequence ATGAACGAGGAGTCCGTGGGGAGAACAGCTGACGAATCTGGTGGGAGAACAACCGACGAGTCCGTGGGGAGAACAGACGAGAAATCAGGAGTCGGCGATGACTGGCAACGCACGTGGCACGCCGTGCGCGACGTCCTCGGCTCGAAGTGGGCGTTTCACGTCCTCCGCGCGCTCGCCGAGGACGAACGCGGGTTCAACGAACTCAAGCGCGAACTCGACGGCGTAACCGCGAAGACGCTCTCGGAGCGGCTGACCGAACTCCGCTGTCTGGGATTCGTCGCGCGCGAAGTTCACGCTACGTCCCCACCGACCACGACGTATCGACTCACCGACCACGGTGAAGAGCTCGCCGGAATCATGGCCGACGTGGAGTCGCTAGTCGAAGTCGTGGAGTGTCAGGACGTGGATTGTGCGGTCCCGGCCGAGACGACGCCGGAGTGCGTCTGTGACTGCTGA
- a CDS encoding cation diffusion facilitator family transporter, which translates to MSRRTTVRRVGLLVLVANLLLVVAKGAVWWSTGSLAVGSEAVNSLADVAYSAVVLAGLYLTTRPPDFSHPHGHERIEPFVSLFVAVGVFAAGGAVLWRSTTTVLSGDVAVTASPAAVVVLAGTAVVKFGLYRYCLSVSDETRSPAVKATALDNRNDILTAGAALVGVLGGFFGFPILDPLAAGVVSVGILYTGWEIVQDNVDYLVGSAPPDDLRADIVRRALVHPEVKGAHDVVAHYVGPEIDVSLHIEVEGDRTLWEAHDIETAVVESIRSIDEVDDVFVHIDPKELGEWKADDSVDNLVSERQ; encoded by the coding sequence ATGTCCCGGAGGACCACCGTGCGCCGAGTCGGCTTGCTCGTACTCGTCGCCAATCTGTTGCTGGTCGTCGCCAAGGGGGCCGTCTGGTGGTCCACCGGGAGCCTCGCGGTCGGCTCCGAGGCAGTCAACAGTCTCGCCGACGTCGCGTACAGCGCCGTCGTGCTTGCTGGCCTCTACTTGACGACCCGACCGCCCGACTTCTCGCATCCGCACGGCCACGAGCGCATCGAACCGTTCGTCTCGCTGTTCGTCGCCGTCGGCGTCTTCGCGGCTGGCGGCGCGGTCCTCTGGCGCTCGACGACCACGGTGCTTTCGGGCGACGTAGCCGTCACGGCCAGTCCCGCCGCAGTCGTCGTGTTGGCCGGAACCGCTGTCGTGAAGTTCGGTCTCTACCGATACTGCCTGAGCGTCAGCGACGAGACACGTTCACCCGCAGTGAAAGCCACCGCGCTGGACAACCGCAACGACATTCTCACCGCTGGCGCGGCGCTCGTCGGTGTCCTCGGTGGTTTTTTCGGCTTCCCGATACTCGACCCGCTGGCGGCGGGCGTCGTCTCCGTGGGCATCCTCTACACCGGGTGGGAAATCGTCCAAGACAACGTCGATTACCTCGTCGGGAGCGCGCCCCCGGACGACCTGCGCGCGGACATCGTTCGCCGTGCGCTCGTCCACCCCGAAGTGAAAGGTGCCCACGACGTTGTCGCCCACTACGTCGGCCCGGAGATAGACGTAAGCCTCCACATCGAAGTCGAGGGGGACCGAACGCTGTGGGAAGCCCACGACATCGAGACGGCAGTCGTCGAGTCTATCCGGTCGATAGACGAGGTAGACGACGTGTTCGTCCACATCGACCCCAAGGAACTCGGGGAGTGGAAGGCCGACGACTCGGTAGACAATCTCGTCAGCGAGCGACAGTGA
- a CDS encoding methyl-accepting chemotaxis protein, translating to MDIDPRKSYGAKVVAGLLVVLLVGGTAGAYTYATTNDRVRDNQMSTLGRQADVQDDLVDTIVTDKTEDTRQLANRAFEIDMQDQTAAEEERKLRTLVNDQVQQSEDVKRVHYVDSVNETVEVSSTKTFEGMNISNLGFSVPRDELYSREPAVTFRSHAGNQSWVFFVPVSTQWMVVEVPASAVAADVQPIMEGTRTRIVNSEGVVVLDTEDPSAVGKQHVEGAGVNSPAVESGLAGGTNVTTLSAQQAGAGEKAVVGYDTIEDANWALVAYSPPGTLYSVAHTVGQNILYLLGAVGILLVGFGLVVERPTIGSVSTLSAHAESLRQGDLESRIESDRRDEFGDLFDTFDRMRSDLRERIAEAEQAESDAEEARRDAERQREQAEVAQEEAEAAQRQAQAVNEHLERKAAEYGTAMSAAADGDLTTRVDPESDHEVIAQMGRQLNDVLADLETTVADVEAVADEVVESSDQLTDSAAEIYDAGERVSESVQTISDRTDDQQDRLGDVASETNGLSATIEEVASTADSVASTANKTERRAEGGRDAAEDAVEAMEEVGETAGTAVSEVDELVEEIHEVGEIVDIISDVAEQTNLLALNANIEAARAEAGGEGFAVVAEEVKTLAEETQRHADDIEARIETIQGQTETTAGRIRESRSQLVEGTDTVEEAREALNAVADLVAETNTGMQDINAATDEQAASTEEVAAMVDSVTDAAERAAEETEEVASSAQQQTAALDEVTGVVSELEDRAAHLEAAVSRFEVDADAASAETANAAVEDSSGVAGDHASESAFDFDDREQEAVSVSSTAEDAHAPTRTDD from the coding sequence ATGGATATCGACCCGCGGAAGAGCTACGGCGCGAAGGTCGTCGCGGGGTTGCTCGTCGTGTTACTCGTCGGAGGCACGGCGGGTGCGTACACGTACGCGACCACGAACGACCGCGTTCGTGACAACCAGATGAGCACGCTGGGCCGACAGGCCGACGTGCAAGACGACCTCGTGGACACTATAGTGACCGACAAAACCGAAGACACGCGACAACTCGCCAACAGAGCGTTCGAAATCGACATGCAAGACCAGACCGCCGCAGAGGAGGAACGCAAACTGCGGACGCTCGTCAACGACCAAGTCCAGCAGTCCGAGGACGTAAAGCGCGTCCACTACGTCGATTCGGTGAACGAGACCGTCGAAGTCAGTTCCACCAAGACCTTCGAGGGGATGAACATCAGCAACCTCGGCTTCTCCGTGCCGAGAGACGAACTCTATAGCCGAGAACCTGCCGTGACGTTCCGCTCGCACGCTGGCAACCAGTCGTGGGTCTTCTTCGTCCCCGTCAGCACCCAGTGGATGGTCGTGGAAGTTCCGGCGTCGGCCGTCGCGGCCGACGTGCAACCGATTATGGAGGGTACTCGAACTCGAATCGTGAATTCGGAGGGCGTCGTCGTCCTCGACACCGAAGACCCCTCGGCAGTCGGCAAACAGCACGTCGAAGGTGCCGGTGTGAACTCCCCGGCCGTGGAGTCCGGACTCGCGGGCGGTACGAACGTGACGACGCTCTCCGCCCAGCAGGCAGGCGCGGGCGAGAAAGCCGTCGTCGGCTACGACACGATAGAGGACGCAAATTGGGCACTCGTCGCCTACTCGCCGCCCGGAACCCTCTACTCGGTCGCCCACACCGTCGGCCAGAACATCCTCTACTTGCTCGGTGCGGTCGGAATTCTGCTCGTGGGATTCGGTCTCGTGGTCGAGCGACCGACCATCGGGTCGGTCTCGACACTCTCCGCTCACGCCGAATCGCTCCGACAGGGCGACCTCGAATCGCGCATCGAGAGCGACCGGCGCGACGAGTTCGGCGACCTCTTCGACACCTTCGACCGGATGCGTTCGGACCTCCGCGAGCGAATCGCCGAGGCCGAGCAGGCCGAGTCTGACGCCGAAGAGGCGCGTCGAGACGCTGAACGCCAGCGCGAGCAGGCTGAAGTCGCACAAGAAGAAGCCGAGGCCGCCCAACGCCAGGCCCAAGCGGTCAACGAACACCTCGAACGGAAGGCCGCCGAGTACGGCACGGCGATGAGCGCGGCCGCCGACGGCGACCTCACGACGCGAGTGGACCCCGAGAGCGACCACGAAGTTATCGCCCAGATGGGTCGGCAACTCAACGACGTGCTGGCCGACCTCGAAACGACCGTCGCGGACGTCGAGGCCGTCGCCGACGAAGTCGTGGAATCGAGCGACCAACTCACCGACAGTGCGGCCGAAATCTACGACGCTGGCGAGCGCGTCAGCGAGTCGGTCCAGACGATAAGCGACAGGACCGACGACCAGCAAGACCGTCTCGGCGACGTGGCGAGCGAGACGAACGGCCTCTCGGCGACCATCGAAGAGGTCGCCTCGACCGCCGATTCGGTCGCCTCGACGGCTAACAAGACCGAGCGCCGTGCAGAGGGTGGCCGAGACGCCGCCGAAGATGCCGTGGAAGCGATGGAAGAAGTCGGCGAAACCGCCGGAACTGCGGTGTCGGAAGTGGACGAACTGGTCGAGGAGATTCACGAAGTCGGCGAAATCGTGGACATCATCTCCGACGTGGCCGAGCAGACGAACCTGCTCGCGCTGAACGCGAACATCGAGGCGGCCCGCGCCGAAGCGGGCGGCGAAGGGTTCGCTGTCGTCGCCGAGGAAGTCAAGACCCTCGCCGAGGAGACCCAGCGCCACGCCGACGACATCGAAGCCCGAATCGAGACGATTCAGGGCCAGACCGAGACGACCGCCGGACGGATTCGCGAGTCGCGCTCGCAACTCGTGGAAGGCACCGACACGGTCGAAGAGGCCCGTGAGGCACTGAACGCGGTCGCAGATCTCGTTGCCGAGACGAACACCGGCATGCAGGACATCAACGCCGCGACGGACGAACAGGCCGCCAGCACTGAGGAAGTCGCGGCGATGGTCGATAGCGTGACCGACGCCGCAGAGCGCGCCGCCGAAGAGACCGAGGAAGTCGCTTCCTCCGCCCAGCAACAGACTGCGGCATTGGACGAAGTCACGGGCGTCGTCTCCGAGTTGGAGGACCGCGCGGCACACCTCGAAGCGGCCGTCTCCCGGTTCGAGGTCGATGCGGACGCGGCGTCGGCCGAGACCGCAAACGCGGCTGTGGAGGACTCGAGTGGGGTGGCGGGCGACCACGCCAGCGAGTCCGCGTTCGACTTCGACGACCGCGAGCAAGAGGCGGTCTCGGTCTCCAGCACGGCCGAAGACGCACACGCGCCGACTCGGACCGACGACTGA